The following are from one region of the Fusarium keratoplasticum isolate Fu6.1 chromosome 4, whole genome shotgun sequence genome:
- a CDS encoding Rhomboid protein 2, whose product MRPRLQNFNTLRARSYVSRLPLFTRLIVLVIVAAWIASVQSVWDLREWGALIPDQISVTSAYRLSTFPLIHLNFIHMILNVLALTPLMERFEGEHGTLTTVALFFGPLTSIPAVLYVIIERCVFRANNSILGASLWVFVLLAMESIRTYKANPHFVIGTVHIPTWTTPLIMCLVVAALVPRTSLLGHLCGVGIGYVAGFGYVKFLAPPEWALRWIEKRLNLLKILPHYVSIDKTTYGRFGVLPTTNRPGPSGSAATELVGTTQRLGP is encoded by the exons ATGCGGCCTCGACTTCAAAACTTTAACACGTTGCGAGCGCGATCCTACGTGTCACGACTGCCGCTCTTCACTCGGCTTATTGTTCTTGTCATTGTTGCAGCTTGGATTGCCTCGGTGCAATCAGTATGGGACTTGCGAGAATGGGGCGCCCTCATCCCTGACCAGATCAGCGTCACTTCAG CATATCGACTTTCGACGTTTCCCTTAATACACCTCAATTTCATCCATATGATCCTTAATGTCTTGGCCCTGACGCCTTTGATGGAACGATTCGAGGGCGAACACGGAACTCTGACTACGGTTGCATTGTTCTTTGGCC CTTTGACGTCGATTCCTGCCGTCCTCTACGTGATCATCGAGCGATGTGTTTTCCGAGCGAACAATTCGATACTGGGAGCGAG CTTGTGGGTGTTTGTCTTGCTCGCCATGGAGTCCATTCGAACCTACAAGGCCAACCCTCACTTCGTCATTGGCACAGTTCACATCCCTACGTGGACCACTCCCTTGATTATGTGTTTGGTGGTGGCGGCATTGGTACCCAGGACAagtcttcttggccatttGTGCGGCGTGGGTATCGGATACGTCG CTGGCTTCGGCTACGTCAAGTTCCTTGCACCTCCTGAGTGGGCGCTTCGATGGATCGAGAAGCGACTTAACCTCCTCAAGATTCTACCTCACTACGTCAGCATCGATAAGACGACATATGGCCGGTTTGGCGTGCTCCCCACGACCAACCGCCCTGGCCCCAGCGGGAGCGCCGCAACGGAGCTCGTGGGTACGACTCAGCGTCTCGGACCTTGA
- a CDS encoding NADH-ubiquinone oxidoreductase 40 kDa subunit, mitochondrial, which produces MVSPLFAARSARNVALNVTGKRFLSDISITRTGKPIIRVEGGRSSLGGHTVTVFGATGQLGRYIVNRLARQGCTVVVPYREEMTKRHLKVTGDLGRVVFVEHDLRNTPSIEASVRHSDAVFNLIGRDYPTKNFSLEDVHIEGTERIVEAVAKYDVDRYIHVSSHSANSQSASEFYRTKGRAEEIARELFPETTIVRPAPIFGFEDNLLLKLAGVTNLFTSNNMQEKFYPVHSIDLGAALEKIFYDDTTAGQTFELYGPKQYSMREIADLVDKEIYKQRRHINVPKAILKPVAEILNKVLWWHTLSADEVEREYMDQVIDPEAKTFKDLGIEPGDIANFTYHYLQGFRSQNFYDLPPATEKEKREEKKYIHVLDEL; this is translated from the exons ATGGTTTCGCCCCTGTTTGCCGCCCGGTCGGCCCGCAATGTCGCCCTCAATGTCACGGGCAAGCGATTCCTCTCCGACATCTCTATTACCCGAACCGGGAAGCCCATCATCCGAGTCGAGGGTGGCCG TTCATCCCTTGGAG GCCACACTGTTACGGTATTTGGCGCAACCGGCCAGCTGGGACGATACATTGTGAACCGTCTTG CTCGTCAGGGATGCACCGTCGTCGTTCCCTACCGTGAGGAGATGACCAAGCGTCACCTCAAGGTCACCGGAGATCTCGGCCGCGTCGTCTTTGTC GAGCACGACCTTCGAAACACCCCTTCGATCGAGGCCAGCGTCAGACACTCGGATGCCGTCTTCAACCTGATTGGCCGTGATTACCCGACCAA GAACTTTTCTCTGGAGGATGTTCACATTGAAGGAACCGAGCGAATTGTCGAGGCCGTTGCCAAGTACGATGTCGACCGATACATCCACGTTTCGTCCCACAGCGCCAACTCCCAGTCCGCCTCCGAGTTCTACCGCACCAAG GGCCGAGCTGAGGAGATTGCCCGGGAACTGTTCCCCGAGACCACCATCGTCCGACCCGCCCCCATCTTCGGTTTCGAGGACAACCTTCTGCTTAAGCTGGCTGGTGTGACCAACCTCTTCACCTCCAACAACATGCAGGAGAAGTTCTACCCCGTTCAC TCAATTGATCTCGGAGCCGCCCTCGAGAAGATCTTCTACGACGACACAACCGCCGGACAGACTTTCGAGCTTTACGGACCCAAGCAGTACAGCATGCGCGAGATTGCCGATCTGGTGGACAAGGAAATCTACAAGCAGCGACGACACATCAACGTTCCCAAGGCCATCCTGAAGCCCGTTGCTGAGATCCTGAACAAGGTGCTCTGGTGGCATACCCTGTCGGCCGATGAGGTTGAGCGAGAGTACATGGACCAGGTCATTGACCCTGAGGCCAAGACTTTCAAGGATCTTGGGATCGAGCCCGGCGACATTGCCAACTTTACCTACCACTACCTG CAAGGATTCCGAAGCCAAAACTTCTACGATCTTCCCCCTGcgacggagaaggagaagcgggaagagaagaagtacATCCACGTCTTGGATGAGTTGTAA
- a CDS encoding Aconitate hydratase, mitochondrial — MLATRQVLGNVARSRVLAGAASGIRRLATVSDSPLDKKVRQNLWEENNFINYKKMSENLDIVRARLNRPLTYAEKILYSHLDDPHGQEIERGSSYLKLRPDRVACQDATAQMAILQFMSAGMDAVANPSTVHCDHLIEAQIGGAKDLARAVDINKEVYNFLATACAKYNIGFWRPGSGIIHQIILENYAFPGGLLIGTDSHTPNGGGLGMACIGVGGADAVDVMANLPWELKAPKVIGVKLTGQLNGWTAPKDIILKVADILTVKGGTGAIVEYHGPGTDTFSCTGMATICNMGAEIGATTSLFPFNERMYDYLAATKRTEIGEFARSYAHGLRPDEGAEYDQLIEINLSELEPYINGPFTPDLGTPISKFSQAVKDNGWPDELKVGLIGSCTNSSYEDMSRAASIARDALNHGVKAKAAFTVTPGSEQIRATIERDGQLQTFEEFGGMVLANACGPCIGQWDRRDVKKGTANSIISSYNRNFTGRNDGNPATHSFVASPDMVVALTIAGSLHFNPLTDTLKDKDGKEFKLAPPTGDGLPVRGYDPGQDTYQAPPKDRASVTVDVSPTSDRLQILTPFQPWDGKDAKDLPILIKAKGKTTTDHISMAGPWLKYRGHLDNISNNMLIGAINEANDEANKIHNFTNGEWGAVPAVARDYKAKGIKWVVIGDWNYGEGSSREHAALEPRHLGGLAIITRSFARIHETNLKKQGMLPLTFTDPADYDKIRPDDKVDLLCTKLEVGKPFPMIVHPADGSPSFEIPLSHTFNEPQIEWFKNGSALNTMAKAAKK, encoded by the exons ATGCTTGCTACCCGCCAGGTTCTGGGCAATGTCGCCCGGAGCCGCGTCCTCGCGGGCGCCGCCTCTGGCATTCGCCGCCTGGCGACTGTCTCTGACAGCCCTCTCGACAAGAAG GTCCGCCAGAACCTTTGGGAGGAGAACAACTTCATCAACTACAAGAAGATGTccgagaacctcgacatcGTCCGCGCCCGCCTTAACCGACCCCTGACCTACGCCGAGAAGATTCTGTACTCTCATTTGGATGATCCCCATGGCCAGGAGATCGAGCGTGGCAGCTCTTACCTCAAGCTCCGACCTGACCGTGTTGCTTGCCAGGATGCCACCGCCCAGATGGCCATCCTTCAGTTCATGTCCGCTGGCATGGATGCCGTTGCCAACCCCTCCACCGTCCACTGCGATCACTTGATCGAGGCCCAGATTGGTGGTGCCAAGGATCTTGCCCGTGCTgtcgacatcaacaaggAGGTCTACAACTTCCTTGCTACTGCTTGTGCCAAGTACAACATTGGTTTCTGGCGCCCCGGCTCCGGTATCATTCACCAGATTATTCTCGAGAACTACGCTTTCCCCGGTGGTCTCCTCATCGGAACTGACTCCCACACTCCCAAcggtggtggtcttggtATGGCCTGCATTGGTGTCGGTGGTGCTGATGCTGTCGATGTCATGGCCAACCTTCCCTGGGAGCTGAAGGCCCCCAAGGTCATCGGCGTTAAGCTGACTGGTCAGCTCAACGGCTGGACTGCCCCTAAGG ACATTATCCTGAAGGTCGCCGATATTCTCACCGTCAAGGGTGGCACTGGTGCCATTGTTGAGTACCATGGACCTGGAACTGATACCTTCTCATGCACTGGCATGGCAACCATCTGCAACAT GGGTGCTGAGATTGGTGCCACCACTTCCCTCTTCCCCTTCAACGAGCGTATGTACGACTACCTTGCCGCCACCAAGCGAACTGAGATCGGAGAGTTTGCCCGCTCTTACGCCCACGGCCTCCGACCTGACGAGGGTGCCGAGTACGACCAGCTGATTGAGATCAACCTTTCCGAGCTCGAGCCCTACATCAACGGTCCCTTCACCCCCGATCTGGGAActcccatctccaagttcagccaggctgtcaaggacaaCGGCTGGCCCGATGAGCTCAAGGTCGGTCTGATCGGCTCTTGCACCAACTCCTCTTACGAGGATATGTCCCGCGCTGCCTCCATCGCccgtgatgccctcaaccacggtgtcaaggccaaggctgccttcACTGTCACCCCCGGTTCTGAGCAGATTCGCGCCACCATTGAGCGTGACGGTCAGCTCCAGACCTTCGAGGAGTTCGGTGGTATGGTTCTCGCCAACGCTTGCGGTCCCTGCATTGGTCAGTGGGACCGTCGCGATGTCAAGAAGGGCACCGCCAACTCTATCATCTCCTCCTACAACCGTAACTTCACTGGCCGAAATGACGGTAACCCCGCCACCCACTCCTTCGTCGCCTCCCCCGACATGGTCGTCGCCCTGACCATTGCTGGCTCCCTCCACTTCAACCCCCTCACcgacaccctcaaggacaaggacggcaaggagTTCAAGCTCGCCCCTCCCACCGGTGACGGTCTCCCCGTTCGCGGCTACGACCCCGGCCAGGACACTTACCAGGCTCCCCCCAAGGACCGTGCCAGTGTCACTGTCGATGTCTCCCCCACCTCCGACCGTCTCCAGATCCTTACCCCCTTCCAGCCTTGGGACGGCAAGGATGCTAAGGATCTCCCTatcctcatcaaggccaagggcaagaccaCCACTGATCACATCTCCATGGCCGGTCCCTGGCTCAAGTACCGTGGTCACCTTGacaacatctccaacaacatGTTGATCGGTGccatcaacgaggccaacGATGAGGCCAACAAGATCCACAACTTCACCAACGGCGAGTGGGGTGCCGTTCCCGCCGTCGCTCGTGActacaaggccaagggtATCAAGTGGGTTGTCATTGGTGACTGGAACTACGGTGAGGGTTCTTCCCGAGAGCACGCCGCTCTTGAGCCCCGTCAccttggtggtcttgccATCATTACCCGATCTTTCGCCCGTATCCACGAGACCAACCTGAAGAAGCAGGGCATGCTGCCCCTGACCTTCACTGACCCCGCTGACTACGACAAGATCCGCCCTGATGACAAG GTCGACCTTCTCTGCACCAAGCTCGAGGTTGGCAAGCCTTTCCCCATGATTGTCCACCCCGCCGATGGCAGCCCCTCTTTCGAGATCCCTCTGTCCCACACCTTCAACGAGCCCCAGATTGAGTGGTTCAAGAACGGTTCtgccctcaacaccatggccaaggccgccaagaagtaA
- a CDS encoding PCI domain-containing protein, which translates to MSADAIPDFLAEQRDEAPEELQPLILDFENYWERKLWHQLTEALVEFFSHPGSAPKRLVFYRVFILKFADKINQLKLVELALKAATECDEDEERLEFLQSVAKKVDNENSQDAYVFALVAVARAKLDLEELDSARKDLDTAERILDSFDSVENIVHASFYDANATYYQLKMDFSNYYRTALLYLACIDVASLSPKERYKRAYHLSIAALVSTSIYNFGELLLHPILDVLAKSEHAWMRELLFAFNRGDLAAYERLSDRVESNKLLSSNSTHLRQKIYLSALTEAVFRRPPHDRTMTFATIAQETKVRPQEIEHLIMKALSLGLLRGTIDQVDGVAHITWVQPKVLDMKQIAAMRQRLLDWDSSVNQLGNWIESAGKDVWAA; encoded by the exons ATGAGTGCCGACGCCATCCCCGATTTCCTCGCCGAGCAGCGCGATGAAGCTCCCGAGGAGCTCCAGcctctcatcctcgactttgagaacTACTGGGAGCGTAAGCTCTGGCACCAGCTCACCGAAGCCCTCGTCGAGTTCTTCAGCCATCCCGGGAGCGCTCCCAAGCGGCTAGTCTTCTACAGAGTCTTCATCCTTAAATTTGccgacaagatcaaccagCTGAAGCTCGTGGAACTGGCGTTGAAGGCGGCGACAGAGTGCGATG aggatgaggagcgtTTGGAATTCCTGCAATCGGTCGCCAAGAAGGTTGACAACGAGAACTCGCAAGATGCATATGTTTTTGCCCTGGTTGCTGTCGCTCGGGCGAagctcgaccttgaggagctAGACAGCGCACGAAAGGATCTCGACACCGCCGAGAGGATACTAGACTCCTTCGATTCCGTCGAGAACATCGTCCATGCCTCATTTTACGACGCCAATGCCACCTACTACCAG CTCAAGATGGACTTCTCCAACTACTACCGCACTGCCCTCCTCTACCTTGCCTGCATTGATGTcgcctccctctctcccaaGGAGCGATACAAGCGGGCCTACCACCTCAGCATCGCCGCTCTGGTCTCTACCAGCATCTACAACTTTGGAgagctgctcctccatcccatcctcgATGTTCTTGCCAAGAGCGAGCACGCCTGGATGCGCGAGCTTCTTTTCGCTTTCAACCGCGGAGATCTTGCGGCCTACGAGAGACTTTCTGATCGTGTCGAGTCTAACAAGCTCCTGAGCAGCAACTCTACCCACCTCCGCCAGAAGATCTACCTCTCTGCTCTCACCGAAGCTGTCTTCCGCCGCCCCCCTCATGACCGAACCATGACCTTTGCTACCATCGCCCAGGAGACTAAGGTTCGACCACAGGAGATTGAGCATCTCATCATGAAGGCTCTGAGCCTGGGTCTGCTCCGGGGTACCATCGACCAGGTCGATGGCGTGGCACACATTACCTGGGTTCAACCCAAGGTATTGGATATGAAGCAGATTGCCGCCATGCGCCAGCGACTCCTGGACTGGGACTCGAGCGTCAACCAACTCGGCAACTGGATCGAGTCAGCTGGCAAGGACGTGTGGGCTGCATAG
- a CDS encoding DASH complex subunit DAM1, with the protein MSGEPLDASVKRSNSRSHTSRPTTPLRPSSRSSFRESARGAGESDAPFPLNAFEPAFAELSDAMADLEANMMHFQLMHESLARFSESFASFMYGLNMNAFCVDFPEGPVPESFRRDRTRQEQPVEAPSRPETDTDMTFMTTDMSFVENPPTTTKSSRFTTPEPRQSRLPSAPGRGTSSRGRSTRGVGRGRPSGLARARGRGVR; encoded by the exons ATGTCTGGCGAACCTCTTGACGCCAGCGTCAAGCGCTCAAACTCCCGCTCCCATACCTCGCGTCCCACCACCCCGCTCCGTCCCTCATCGCGCTCATCCTTCCGAGAGTCTGCCCGCGGTGCAGGAGAAAGCGATGCCCCGTTCCCGCTCAATGCCTTCGAGCCCGCCTTCGCCGAGCTCTCGGATGCCATGGCCGATCTCGAGGCGAACATGATGCACTTCCAGCTCATGCACGAGAGTCTGGCGAGGTTCAGCGAGTCGTTTGCGAGTTTCATGTACGGGCTGAACATGAACGCTTTCTGCGTTGACTTTCCAGAG GGGCCCGTCCCAGAGTCGTTCCGTCGAGATAGGACAAGACAAGAGCAACCAGTCGAAGCTCCCTCGCGGCCGGAGACTGACACCGATATGACATTCAT GACAACGGATATGTCCTTTGTCGAGAACCCACCCACAACCACCAAGTCGTCCAGATTCACCACACCAGAGCCCCGTCAATCCCGTCTTCCCTCAGCGCCTGGTCGGGGAACATCATCGAGAGGAAGATCTACCCGTGGAGTTGGTCGAGGTCGGCCTAGTGGGCTTGCCAGGGCGCGTGGTAGGGGAGTTAGGTGA
- a CDS encoding Ribosome assembly protein 3 has product MSSKPNNQASAEFTSYYLQRATQELSEDLDKVRNAEDFKADSIPFLVHALQQGAGLFSAEDQKRVVDGSKSKDGDA; this is encoded by the coding sequence ATGTCTTCCAAGCCCAACAACCAGGCTTCTGCCGAGTTCACATCCTACTACCTCCAGCGAGCCACGCAGGAGCTCTCGGAggacctcgacaaggtccGCAACGCAGAGGACTTCAAGGCTGACTCGATTCCTTTTCTGGTTCATGCCCTTCAGCAGGGTGCGGGGCTTTTTTCGGCGGAGGATCAGAAGAGAGTTGTCGATGGGTCGAAGAgcaaggatggagatgctTGA